One segment of Cynocephalus volans isolate mCynVol1 chromosome 8, mCynVol1.pri, whole genome shotgun sequence DNA contains the following:
- the CRNN gene encoding cornulin, giving the protein MPQLLRNINGIIEAFGRYAGTEGSCSVLTRGELKRLLEHEFADVIVKPHDPATVDEVLHLLDEDDTGTVEFKEFLVLVFKVAQACFKTLSESSEGACGSQEAGICHPGALQELGEGQRSGTEVGRVGKRQHQEGSSCGQSEQASRGQGRAGAQTQGQDITSTQVSSHGRQAESQRQESASQQTQTRGHVEQTQRVREERSYQTRERKSERQSQAREQDRAHQTGETMTATGTQSQDKSHQTGNTSTQTRESTIGQTRVPETHSQDRSQTSQVVTGGHIQTQAGSYSQTMEQDRSHQTGNTRTQTRESTIGQTRGPETHSQDRSQTSQVVTGGHIQTQAGSHYQTAEQDRSHQTGNTSTQARESTCGQTRGPETHGQDRSQTSQVVTGGHIQTQAGSHFQTTEQDRSHQTGNTSTQTRESTCGQTRRPETHSQDRSQTSQVVTGGHIQTQAGSHFQTVEQDRSHQTGNSSTQTRESTIGQTRGPETHSQDRSQTSQVVTGGHIHKQAGSHFQTTEQDRSHQTGKTSTQTWESTCGQTRGPETHGQDRSQTSQVVTGGHIQTQAGSHFQTVEQDRSHQTGNTSTQTRESTIGQTRGPETYSQDRSQTSQVVTGGHIHKQAGSHFQTVEQDRSHQTGNTSAQTRESTIGQTRGPETHSQDRSQTSQVVTGGHIQTQAGSHSQTVEQDRSQTTSHVGVREQGQTQTQSCSGERWTQVRNYKAGETVLGGQAQTGACTETGRQNWSSTHQSSSVAGGQEEREPRVIGQEWVDEHTRETVIQRQGQGSLHTRVPSAQGQATAQLEGKRAITARGLYSYFKSNKP; this is encoded by the exons ATGCCTCAGTTACTGCGAAACATTAACGGGATCATCGAGGCCTTTGGGCGCTACGCCGGGACAGAGGGCAGCTGCTCAGTGCTCACTCGCGGGGAGCTGAAAAGACTGTTGGAGCATGAGTTTGCTGATGTCATTGTG AAACCCCACGATCCAGCCACTGTAGATGAAGTCCTGCACCTGCTGGATGAAGATGACACAGGGACTGTGGAATTCAAGGAATTCTTGGTCTTGGTGTTTAAAGTTGCCCAGGCCTGTTTCAAGACACTCAGTGAGAGTTCTGAGGGAGCTTGTGGATCTCAAGAGGCTGGAATTTGCCACCCTGGGGCCTTGcaagagctgggggaggggcagagaagtGGCACTGAAGTGGGAAGGGTTGGGAAAAGGCAGCATCAGGAGGGGAGCAGCTGTGGACAGAGTGAGCAGGCTTccagagggcagggcagggctggggctcagACCCAGGGTCAGGACATCACCTCCACTCAGGTCAGTAGCCATGGTAGGCAGGCTGAGTCTCAGAGACAGGAGAGTGCAAGCCAGCAGACACAAACCAGGGGGCATGTGGAGCAGACCCAGAGGgtaagagaagaaaggagttatCAGACCAGAGAGAGGAAGTCAGAGAGACAGTCACAGGCCAGGGAACAGGACAGAGCCCACCAGACAGGTGAGACCATGACTGCAACTGGAACTCAATCCCAGGACAAGAGTCATCAGACaggaaacaccagcacccagacACGGGAGTCCACCATTGGCCAGACCAGAGTGCCTGAGACCCACAGTCAAGACAGGAGCCAGACCAGCCAGGTCGTGACAGGTGGACACATTCAGACACAGGCAGGGTCATACTCCCAGACCATGGAGCAGGACAGGAGCCATCAGACAGGAAACACCAGAACCCAGACACGGGAGTCAACCATTGGCCAGACCAGAGGGCCTGAGACTCACAGTCAAGACAGGAGCCAGACCAGCCAAGTCGTAACAGGTGGACACATTCAGACACAGGCAGGGTCTCACTACCAGACTGCAGAGCAGGACAGGAGCCATCAGACaggaaacaccagcacccaggcaCGGGAGTCCACCTGTGGCCAGACCAGAGGGCCTGAGACCCATGGTCAGGACAGGAGCCAGACCAGCCAGGTCGTGACAGGCGGACACATTCAGACACAGGCAGGGTCACACTTTCAGACCACGGAGCAAGACAGGAGCCATCAGACaggaaacaccagcacccagacACGGGAATCCACCTGTGGCCAGACCAGAAGGCCTGAGACCCACAGTCAAGACAGGAGCCAAACCAGCCAGGTTGTGACAGGAGGACACATTCAGACACAGGCAGGGTCACACTTCCAGACCGTGGAGCAGGACAGGAGCCATCAGACAGGAAACAGCAGCACCCAGACACGGGAGTCCACCATTGGCCAGACCAGAGGGCCTGAGACCCACAGTCAAGACAGGAGCCAAACCAGCCAGGTTGTGACAGGAGGACACATTCACAAGCAGGCAGGGTCACACTTCCAGACCACAGAGCAGGACAGGAGCCATCAGACAGGAAAAACCAGCACCCAGACATGGGAATCCACCTGTGGCCAGACCAGAGGGCCTGAGACCCACGGTCAAGACAGGAGCCAGACCAGCCAGGTTGTGACAGGAGGACACATTCAGACACAGGCAGGGTCACACTTCCAGACCGTGGAGCAGGACAGGAGCCATCAGACaggaaacaccagcacccagacACGGGAGTCCACCATTGGCCAGACCAGAGGGCCTGAGACCTACAGTCAAGACAGGAGCCAGACCAGCCAGGTTGTGACAGGAGGACACATTCACAAACAGGCAGGGTCACACTTCCAGACCGTGGAGCAGGACAGGAGCCATCAGACAGGAAACACCAGCGCCCAGACACGGGAGTCCACCATTGGCCAGACCAGAGGGCCTGAGACCCACAGTCAAGACAGGAGCCAAACCAGCCAG GTTGTAACAGGTGGACACATTCAGACACAGGCAGGGTCTCACTCCCAGACTGTGGAGCAGGACAGAAGCCAGACTACAAGCCATGTAGGGGTTAGAGAAcagggacagacacagacacagtcaTGCAGTGGTGAAAGATGGACACAAGTGAGAAACTACAAGGCAGGAGAGACAGTGCTGGGAGGACAGGCCCAGACTGGGGCATGCACtgagacaggaagacagaactgGAGCAGCACTCATCAAAGCAGCAGTGTGGCAGGAGGACAGGAAGAGAGGGAGCCCAGGGTGATTGGCCAGGAGTGGGTTGATGAACACACAAGGGAGACAGTGATCCAAAGGCAGGGCCAGGGCAGCCTGCACACCAGAGTTCCTTCAGCACAGGGccaggccacagcccagctggaAGGCAAGCGAGCCATCACAGCTAGGGGGCTGTACTCCTACTTCAAAAGTAACAAGCCATAA